The following are encoded in a window of Salvelinus fontinalis isolate EN_2023a chromosome 40, ASM2944872v1, whole genome shotgun sequence genomic DNA:
- the LOC129840025 gene encoding trafficking protein particle complex subunit 5-like translates to METRFTRGKSAILERSLTRPKTEVSVSAFALLFSEMVQYCQSRVYSVSELQARLADLGQGVGASLLDVLVLREKNGKRETKVLNILLFIKVSVWRALFGKEADKLEQANDDDKTYYIIEKEPLINAFISVPKENSTLNCAAFTGGVVEAILTHSGFPAKVTVHWHKGTTLMIKFDEAVIARDKALEGR, encoded by the exons ATGGAGACTCGCTTCACCAGGGGCAAGTCTGCGATTCTAGAGCGCTCGCTCACCAGACCCAAGACTGAGGTCAGCGTGAGCGCATTCGCCCTGCTCTTCTCTGAAATGGTGCAATACTGCCAGAGTCGGGTGTACTCTGTGTCCGAGCTGCAGGCACGCTTGGCAGACTTGGGTCAAGGCGTGGGGGCCAGCCTGCTGGATGTGCTGGTGTTGAGAGAGAAGAATGGAAAAAGGGAAACCAAAGTGTTGAACATACTGCTCTTCATTAAG GTGTCGGTGTGGAGGGCCCTGTTCGGCAAGGAAGCGGACAAGCTGGAGCAGGCCAACGACGACGACAAGACCTACTATATCATTGAGAAAGAGCCCCTGATCAACGCCTTCATCTCGGTGCCCAAAGAGAACAGCACGCTCAACTGTGCCGCTTTCACCGGGGGCGTGGTGGAGGCCATTCTAACACACAGCGGCTTCCCCGCCAAGGTCACGGTGCACTGGCACAAGGGCACCACTCTCATGATCAAGTTTGATGAGGCCGTCATCGCCCGAGACAAGGCACTGGAGGGCAGATAG